The Channa argus isolate prfri chromosome 22, Channa argus male v1.0, whole genome shotgun sequence genome has a window encoding:
- the fryb gene encoding protein furry homolog isoform X7, with product MAPVNVDPESKPGEFVLKSLFANFTLLSERKIRIIMAEPMEKPLNKSLQRGEDSQFDQLISTMSSLAEYCLPSILRTLFDWYKRQNGLEDESHEYRPRANTKSKNDEQQKDYLLERRDLAIDFIFSLVLIEVLKQIPLHPLLDGLIQEVINLAFKHFKYKEGYLGPNTGNMHIVADLYAEVVGVVAQSRFPAVRKKFISELKELKQKEQSPYVIQSTISLIMGLKFFRIKMYPVEDFEASFLFMQECAQYFLEVKDKDIKHSLAGLFVEILVPVAATVKNEVNVPCLRNFVESLYDTTLDLSSRKKHSLALYPLVTCLLCVSQKQLFLSRWHIFLNNCLSNLKNKDPKMARVALESLYRLLWVYMIRIKCESNTGTQSRLTSITSTLFPKGSRSVVPRDMPLNIFVKIIQFIAQERLDFAMKEIIFDLLSVGKPAKAFSLNPERMNIGLRAFLVIADALQQKDGEPPMPNTGATLPSGNSLKKKKTYLSKTLTEEEAKLIGMSLYYSQVRKALDNILRHLDKEVGRCMMLTSVQMLNKEPEDMITGERKPKIDLFRTCVAAIPRILPDGMSKPELIDLLSRLTVHMDDELRLISQNSLQSLLLDFSDWREDVLFGYTHFLLREVQDTHQCLQDASVKLLLQLLTQWRLALQLQGKMRGGIESSPRLPERSPHCSVLHAVEGLALLLLCSCQISTRKLAVGVLREIRCLFTALGHAEDDDKPMIEVMDQMSPAVMNSFVHVAVSDSSTLPLSHHVDLQWLVEWSARLMSSSYDVKSPSHVWIFAQCMKDPWVLCLHIFLRQEHLPKHCPTALGYAWPYVFTRLQLLLPLVDPNSPVNAKKTSTAGSSDSYISLWRNYLILCLGVAKPSIMSPGHLRASTPEITATTPDGSVTYDNKVIGTPSVAWLLKQLVPLMRAESLEITESLVLGFGCTNALVFRELVEELHPLMKEALERRPENKKRRERRDLLRLQLLRIFELLANAGVISDSTNGALERDSLALGALFLEYVDLTRMLLEAENEKELEVLKDIRAHFSGMVANLIQCVPVLQRRFLFPQQSLRHHLFILFSQWAGPFSVMFTPLDRYSDRNHQITRYQYCALKAMSAVLCCGPVFDNVGLSTDGYLYKWLDNILACHDLRVHRLGCEVVILLLELNPDQINLFNWAVDRCFTGSHQLASGCFKAIATVCGNRNYPCDLVTLLNLVLFKASDTSREIYEISMQLMQVLECKLCAYSKRMVEQKPGNILYGTHGPLPPLYSVNLSQLSIQLASMYPELTLPLFSEVSQRFPTTHPNGRQIMLSYLLPWLSNIELVDTGLLPPASSPCTPEEEPRGQGQGMGLPPSLRGNGWGSLQATSLVLNNLMFMTAKYGDEVPGPEIENAWNALVSNERWSNNLRITLQFLISLCGVSSDTTLLPYIKKVVIYLCRNNTIQTMEELLFELQQTDPVNPVVLHCDNPPFYRFAASNKASTSQTGTTSSSNTVVAGQENLADTDENKLVRENEDRRARAHNRLESRYSNSSGGSYEDEKTDPLPPYAGWLLNVVETNHPQPLPMPVNGGCWAPLVDYLPETITPRGPLHRCNIAVIFMTEMVVDHSVREDWALHLPLLLHALFLGLDHYRPEVYEHSKRLLLHLLIALSCNNNFQVIASVLMLTREISDNKTLTIKSSYHTEYQQSHAPDFLREWQASPVVDSGLSSTSNSSSTSLGGGSSAGSVGNLPLVTPDDLEDLEDTPNETDEKTNKLIEFLSTNAWSTVLLLLRAFGPLWVHEDITPKNPNSKSTEQLSNFLRHVVSVFKESKSDFHLEQQLSDVALQTALCSSSRHYAGRSFQIFRALKQPINNHAVSDLVSRLVEVVGEHGDEVQGYVMEVLLTLESVVVNLAECLKNSDLMAALTRTSSPDFVTSDKLMNRKSTGQLNFPGPGFVGLSSQRHQRSYSVPKKFGECGNQSSDPPRSATLDRIQACNSHGLARAGRTSGSCTSSTNRIDPSVLSDPAHVSHPSSILATVFWVAVSLMESDFEFEYQMSLRLVHKLLSKVPIDRAENRERLEKLQAQLRWSGFSGIQQLLLKGFTSPATSDLTLQLFCQLTPVSRVPVVDSSQSIGFPLNVLCLLPHLVQHFGHPNQFCKESAERIAQVCLEEKNTKLSHLAHVMTLYKTCSYTRDPFSWVSVVCRYLHEAFSNITLNMVTYMAELLDKGLPSMQQSLLQIIYCLLSHMDLTAVQVKQFNADVIKTIEKFVHTVHWKDALNILKLVVSRSASLVHPVYGHTAGDLSNLEVSRVWDGSAKALPGKTLDFTFDISETPVIGRRFDELQGSGGREGKARAMAVTRSTSSTSSGSNSNTILVPVSWRRPQSSQKRTREKLVNVLSLCGQEVGLTKNPSVIFSSCGDLDMMEVRESGVSSEEGGTREDTLDDTASEQQFRVFRDFDFLDVELEDGEGESVDNFNWGVRRRSLDSTELGDLLEESQHSGSSPSLGHEDPHDSDESSEEEESSTSQSLSHSQLTNPSPSEETNHTDSLSASYDTSVDLQSLSATTPGQGALNEDHRGLPVRVYGEDEDIQAQDDELSLSANEIPHGSDCGESFTLDLPGQPRDHLPSLQNSLNTDYCQPPLDFLDPNCLPSLRDDVDDLEDLGFPPPPSPFFSAILAAFQPIVCDDAEEAWRCHISQLVTDSDGSCAVYTFQVFSSLFKNIQGKFCTLTTDVATYLGEGLRGIGSKFLRSSQMLTTCSDCPTIYIDADTIMSYGLLEKMKFSVLELQEYLDTYNTREEAAVSWLRNCKDTFPRCPGDNVVTCQPGDSEEKQMESLAQLELCQRLYKLHFQLLLLFQSYCSLIGQVHAISSVPELLNMSRELTDLKTSLQAAEAAVASDLEHKHLAHTHAHATQVAALVVPSFPTSEAAVQAILECLKNHEFTKAVRYIQECRRQWPCGVFGGSSESEVQTLLNVYFRHQTLGQTGTIALVGSRQDLSLICSKLLELNKEIRDMICRAQGYRVVTTYLPDSSASGTSL from the exons GTTTCCAGCAGTGAGGAAGAAGTTCATCTCTGAGCTGAAGGAGCTGAAACAGAAGGAGCAGAGCCCCTATGTCATCCAGTCCACTATCAGCCTCATCATGGGACTCAAGTTCTTCCGCATCAAAATGTACCCAGTTGAAGACTTTGAAGCCTCCTTCTTGTTCATGCAG GAGTGTGCGCAGTATTTCTTGGAGGTGAAAGATAAAGATATTAAACACTCATTAGCTGGACTCTTTGTGGAGATACTTGTACCTGTAGCTGCT ACTGTGAAAAACGAGGTGAACGTGCCGTGTCTACGAAACTTCGTAGAGAGTTTGTACGATACCACGCTGGACCTATCCTCTAGGAAGAAACACTCTCTG GCTTTGTATCCTCTGGTGACCTGCCTGCTGTGTGTCAGTCAGAAGCAACTCTTCCTCAGCCGTTGGCACATTTTCCTCAACAACTGCCTCTCAAACCTCAAA AATAAAGACCCCAAGATGGCACGTGTGGCTTTAGAATCACTGTATCGCCTGCTGTGGGTCTACATGATCCGAATAAAGTGTGAGAGCAACACTGGAACACAGAG tcGTCTGACGTCCATAACCTCCACCCTGTTCCCTAAAGGGAGTCGTAGTGTTGTGCCCAGAGACATGCCCCTTAATATATTTGTCAAGATTATCCAGTTTATTGCTCAG GAGAGACTGGATTTTGCCATGAAGGAGATCATATTTGACTTGCTGAGTGTTGGGAAACCTGCCAAAGCCTTCAGTCTCAACCCAGAG CGAATGAACATAGGTTTGCGGGCATTCCTGGTGATAGCCGATGCTTTGCAACAGAAGGATGGAGAGCCTCCTATGCCCAACACTGGAGCCACTCTGCCCTCTGGTAACtctctgaagaagaagaaaacctaTCTCAGCAAGACACTTACAGAAGAAGAAGCCAAACTaatag GCATGTCTTTGTACTACTCCCAGGTGCGAAAGGCTCTGGACAACATCCTTCGACACTTGGACAAGGAGGTGGGACGCTGCATGATGCTCACCAGCGTCCAGATGCTCAACAAAGAACCAGAGGACATGATTAC TGGAGAAAGGAAGCCTAAAATCGACCTGTTCAGGACATGTGTGGCTGCAATTCCTCGTATCCTTCCCGATGGCATGTCCAAACCTGAGCTCATTGACCTGCTCTCACG ACTTACAGTGCACATGGACGATGAGCTACGCCTTATTTCCCAAAACTCCCTACAGAGCCTGTTACTGGATTTCTCAGACTGGAGGGAAGATGTGCTGTTTGGTTACACACATTTCCTTCTGCGTGAG GTTCAAGACACCCATCAGTGTCTGCAGGATGCATCTGTGAAGCTGCTTCTCCAGTTGCTCACGCAATGGAGGTTAGCTCTGCAGCTCCAGGGCAAGATGCGAGGTGGAATTGAG TCTAGCCCTAGGCTGCCAGAGAGAAGCCCTCATTGCTCAGTGCTACATGCAGTTGAGGGCCTGGCCCTGCTGCTCCTCTGTTCATGTCAGATCAGCACAAGGAAGCTGGCAGTCGGCGTTTTAAGAGAAATACGTTGCCTCTTCACAGCTCTTGGACATGCTGAG GATGATGACAAACCCATGATAGAGGTCATGGACCAGATGAGCCCAGCTGTAATGAACAGTTTTGTTCATGTGGCTGTCTCTGACTcg TCCACTTTACCGCTGAGCCACCATGTTGACCTCCAGTGGCTGGTGGAGTGGTCGGCTCGACTCATGAGCAGTTCCTACGATGTGAAGAGCCCGAGCCATGTCTGGATATTTGCCCAGTGTATGAAGGACCCGTGGGTTCTCTGTTTGCACATCTTCTTGCGGCAGGAGCACCTGCCCAAACACTGTCCCACCGCCCTGGGATATGCCTGGCCCTATGTTTTCACACGGCTGCAGTTGCTACTGCCATTGGTTGACCCAAA CAGCCCAGTGAACGCTAAGAAAACCAGCACAGCAGGCTCCAGTGACAGCTACATTTCACTGTGGCGTAACTACTTGATCCTGTGCTTAGGTGTGGCTAAGCCGAGTATCATGTCACCTGGTCATCTTAGAGCTTCTACACCAGAGATCACAGCCACCACGCCCGACGGTAGTGTCACATATGACaacaag GTGATAGGCACTCCCTCAGTAGCCTGGCTTTTAAAACAGCTTGTCCCACTGATGAGAGCTGAGAGTCTGGAGATCACAGAGTCACTGGTGCTGGGGTTTGGTTGCACGAATGCGCTCGTCTTCAG GGAGCTGGTTGAAGAACTCCATCCTTTGATGAAGGAAGCACTGGAACGCAGGCCTgag AACAAGAAGCGTAGAGAGAGAAGGGATCTGCtcaggctgcagctgctgaggaTCTTTGAACTGTTGGCTAATGCGGGAGTTATCAGTGACAG CACCAATGGAGCACTGGAGCGCGATTCTCTTGCACTTGGTGCCTTGTTTCTTGAGTATGTGGATCTAACCCGGATGCTTCTGGAGGCAGAGAATGAGAAGGAGCTGGAGGTGCTTAAAGACATCAGAGCCCATTTCAGTGGGATGGTGGCCAATCTCATCCAGTGTGTTCCTG TCCTCCAAAGGCGCTTCCTCTTCCCTCAACAGTCTCTGCGACACcatctcttcatcctcttcagcCAATGGGCTGGTCCTTTCAGTGTCATGTTCACTCCCCTTGATCGTTACAGTGACCGCAACCACCAGATCACTCGCTACCAGTACTGTGCTCTTAAG GCCATGTCTGCAGTCCTGTGTTGTGGCCCAGTGTTTGACAACGTGGGTCTCTCCACTGATGGATATCTCTACAAATGGCTTGACAACATCTTGGCATGCCACGACCTACGA GTGCACCGTCTGGGGTGTGAGGTAGTGATCCTGCTCTTAGAACTGAACCCAGACCAAATCAATCTTTTTAACTGGGCTGTGGACCGCTGCTTCACTGGGTCTCACCAGTTGGCATCTGGCTGCTTCAAGGCCATTGCCACCGTCTGTGGAAACAG GAATTACCCATGTGACCTTGTGACCTTGCTCAATCTGGTGTTGTTCAAAGCTTCAGACACCAGCAGAGAAATATATGAGATATCCATGCAGCTGATGCAG GTGCTAGAGTGTAAGCTGTGTGCATACTCTAAGCGGATGGTGGAGCAGAAGCCTGGTAATATTTTGTATGGAACTCATGGCCCCCTGCCTCCCCTGTACAGCGTTAACCTGTCTCAACTCTCCATCCAGCTGGCCAGCATGTACCCAGAGCTCACTCTGCCTCTTTTTTCAG AGGTGAGCCAGCGTTTCCCAACCACCCACCCCAATGGCAGACAGATCATGTTATCCTACCTGCTACCATGGCTTAGCAATATCGAGCTAGTGGACACAGGTCTCCTACCCCCTGCCTCAAGCCCCTGCACACCAGAGGAAGAGCCTCGGGGGCAGGGGCAGGGGATGGGTCTGCCCCCTAGTCTAAGGGGTAATGGCTGGGGATCACTGCAGGCGACCTCTCTAGTGCTCAACAACCTCATGTTCATGACTGCTAAG TATGGAGATGAGGTTCCTGGACCAGAGATTGAGAATGCCTGGAATGCTTTGGTGTCCAATGAGAGGTGGAGCAATAACTTGCGGATCACCCTGCAGTTCCTCATCAGCTTGTGTGGAGTCAGCAGTGATACTACACTGCTGCCTTAT ATCAAGAAGGTGGTCATCTACCTGTGTCGCAACAACACCATTCAGACTATGGAGGAGCTCCTGTTTGAGCTTCAGCAGACTGACCCAGTCAACCCTGTGGTCTTGCACTGTGATAACCCTCCCTTTTACCGTTTTGCTGCCAGCAACAAAGCCTCCACCTCCCAAACAG GCACCACCTCTAGCAGTAACACTGTGGTAGCTGGTCAGGAGAACCTGGCAGACACAGATGAGAATAAGCTGGTCAGAGAGAATGAAGACCG TAGGGCCAGGGCTCACAATAGGCTGGAGTCTCGCTACAGCAACAGTTCGGGAGGCTCGTACGAGGATGAAAAGA CTGACCCACTTCCTCCTTATGCTGGTTGGCTACTGAATGTTGTGGAAACCAACCACCCTCAGCCATTACCAATGCCTGTAAACGGAGGCTGCTGGGCTCCTCTGGTGGACTATCTTCCAGAAACCATCACACCTAGAGGACCACTACATAG GTGTAACATTGCAGTGATCTTTATGACTGAAATGGTGGTGGACCACAGCGTGAGAGAAGATTGGGCTCTACATCTGCCCCTACTATTACATGCCCTTTTCTTGG gactggaccactacagacCAGAGGTCTATGAACACAGCAAACGTCTCCTTCTCCACCTTCTCATTGCCCTCTCTTGCAACAATAACTTTCAG GTAATAGCCTCAGTTCTGATGCTAACAAGGGAGATAAGTGACAACAAGACCCTGACCATTAAGTCCAGTTACCACACAGAGTACCAGCAGTCAC ATGCTCCTGACTTCCTGAGAGAGTGGCAGGCATCTCCGGTGGTGGACTCCGGCCTCAGCTCCACCTCCAACTCATCCTCCACCAGTCTGGGTGGTGGCAGCAGTGCTGGAAGTGTTGGAAATTTGCCTCTTGTAACACCTGATGATCTGGAGGACCTTGAGGACACGCCCAATGAGACAGACGAGAAGACAAACAAACTCATCGAGTTTCTGTCCACTAA TGCCTGGAGTactgtgttgttgttgctcaGAGCGTTCGGGCCCCTGTGGGTGCATGAGGACATCACACCAAAGAACCCCAACTCCAAGAGCACAGAGCAGCTGTCCAACTTCCTTCGCCATGTCGTCTCAGTCTTCAAGGAATCCAAGTCTG ACTTCCACTTAGAGCAGCAGCTGAGTGATGTGGCTTTGCAGACAGCGCTGTGCAGCTCATCACGCCACTATGCCGGGCGCTCTTTCCAGATTTTTAGAGCCCTCAAACAGCCAATCAACAACCATGCCGTCTCCGACTTGGTCTCGCGCCTTGTTGAGGTGGTGGGAGAACATGGAGACGAGGTGCAG GGCTATGTGATGGAGGTGCTTTTAACGCTGGAGTCAGTGGTGGTGAATCTAGCTGAATGTTTGAAAAATAGCGACCTTATGGCAGCTCTAACCAG GACATCTTCACCTGACTTTGTGACTAGCGACAAACTGATGAACAGAAAGAGCACTGGTCAGTTAAACTTCCCTGGCCCAGGATTTGTTGGTCTGTCGTCACAGCGCCACCAACGTTCCTACTCGGTCCCCAAGAAGTTTGGTGAGTGTGGCAACCAGTCGAGTGATCCTCCTCGCAGTGCAACTCTGGATCGCATACAG GCTTGCAACAGTCATGGCCTCGCCCGAGCAGGACGAACTTCTGGCTCCTGCACATCATCAACTAATCGTATTGACCCAAGTGTTCTTTCGGATCCTGCCCACGTTTCCCATCCTTCATCAATACTGGCCACTGTCTTCTGGGTGGCAGTGTCGCTTATGGAGTCAGACTTTGAGTTTGAATATCAGATGTCACTTCGTCTTGTTCACAAGCTGCTGTCAAAG GTGCCAATTGACAGAGCAGAGAACCGCGAGCGCCTCGAGAAGCTGCAGGCTCAGCTGAGGTGGAGTGGATTCTCTGGGATTCAGCAGCTTTTGTTGAAGGGTTTCACCTCCCCGGCCACATCTGACCTCACCTTGCAGCTCTTCTGCCAGCTTACGCCAGTCTCCCGTGTGCCGGTCGTTGACAGCTCACAGTCCATAG GTTTCCCGCTGAATGTGCTGTGTCTGCTGCCTCACTTGGTGCAGCACTTTGGCCACCCAAATCAGTTTTGTAAGGAGAGTGCTGAGAGGATTGCACAG GTTTGTTTGGAGGAGAAGAACACAAAGCTTTCTCATTTAGCTCATGTGATGACTCTGTATAAGACATGTTCCTACACACGAGATCCCTTCTCCTGGGTCAGTGTGGTTTGCCGCTACCTTCATGAGGCTTTCTCCAACATCACACTCAATATGGTCACCTATATGGCTGAA CTACTGGATAAGGGTCTTCCCAGCATGCAGCAGTCTCTCCTCCAGATCATATACTGTCTGCTCAGCCACATGGACCTGACTGCTGTACAAGTCAAACAGTTCAATGCTGATGTCATTAAGACCATTGAGAAGTTTGTACAT ACAGTACACTGGAAGGATGCTTTGAACATCTTGAAGCTGGTGGTATCACGCTCTGCCAGCCTAGTCCATCCGGTGTACGGCCACACGGCAGGCGACCTTTCCAACCTAGAAGTCAGCAGGGTTTGGGACGGTTCAGCCAAGGCTCTCCCTGGAAAAACACTGGACTTCACCTTTGACATCTCTGAG ACTCCAGTTATAGGTCGTCGGTTTGATGAGCTGCAGGGTTCAGGGGGCAGAGAAGGAAAGGCCAGAGCCATGGCTGTTACCCGCAGTACTTCCTCCACTTCCTCTGGATCCAACTCCAACACCATCCTGGTGCCTGTCAGCTGGAGGAGGCCACAATCATCTCAG aaaagaacCAGAGAGAAGCTGGTGAATGTTTTATCTCTTTGTGGACAAGAAGTTGGACTCACCAAGAACCCATCT GTGATCTTCTCATCATGTGGTGACTTGGACATGATGGAGGTGAGGGAGAGTGGTGTGTCATCAGAGGAAGGTGGGACCAGAGAGGACACACTAGACGACACTgccagtgagcagcagttcaGGGTTTTCCGAGATTTTGACTTCCTAGATGTGGAGCTTGAAGATGGCGAG GGTGAATCTGTTGACAACTTTAACTGGGGTGTGCGGAGGCGATCTCTGGACAGTACAGAGCTGGGCGACCTGCTAGAGGAGAGCCAGCACTCAGGCAGCAGCCCGAGTCTGGGTCACGAGGACCCACATGATTCAGACGAGTCatcagaggaagaggagtcTTCAACCAGCCAGAgcctctctcactctcagcTT ACTAACCCTTCTCCATCAGAAGAGACCAATCACACTGATTCTTTATCTGCTTCTTACGACACGTCTGTCGACTTGCAGTCCCTCAGTGCGACTACACCTGGCCAGGGAGCCCTAAATGAGGATCACAGGGGCCTACCT GTGAGGGTATATGGTGAGGATGAGGACATTCAGGCTCAGGATGATGAACTATCACTGAGCGCCAATGAGATCCCGCATGGCTCAGACTGTGGTGAGAGCTTCACCCTGGATTTACCGGGCCAACCTCGAGATCATCTGCCCAGTTTGCAAAACAGCCTCAACACAGACTACTGCCAACCACCCCTGGATTTTCTAGACCCCAACTGTCTGCCCAG CTTACGTGATGATGTAGATGACTTGGAGGACCTTGGTTTTCCTCCACCGCCCTCTCCATTTTTCTCCGCCATCTTGGCTGCCTTCCAGCCCATAGTGTGTGATGATGCTGAGGAGGCGTGGCGGTGTCATATCAGCCAGCTTGTGACGGACTCAGACGGCTCTTGTGCCGTCTACACTTTTCAAGTCTTCTCATCTCTCTTCAAG AATATCCAAGGTAAATTCTGCACCCTGACCACTGATGTTGCCACTTACCTAGGAGAGGGCTTAAGAGGCATTGGATCAAAGTTCCTTAGGTCCTCACAAATGCTAACAACATGCTCAGATTGTCCCACAATCTATATCGATGCAGACACC ATTATGTCTTATGGTCTCCTTGAAAAAATGAAGTTCAGTGTGCTGGAGCTCCAAGAGTACCTGGATACTTACAACACAAGAGAGGAGGCTGCTGTATCG tggcTGAGAAACTGTAAGGACACATTTCCCAGGTGCCCCGGTGACAATGTGGTTACGTGCCAGCCTGGAGATTCAGAGGAGAAG CAAATGGAGTCTCTTGCC CAACTGGAGCTTTGTCAGAGGCTCTACAAGCTGCACTTCCAGCTTCTTCTGCTCTTTCAGTCGTACTGCTCGCTCATTGGTCAAGTTCACGCCATCAGCTCAGTGCCTGAA CTGCTGAACATGTCTCGGGAGCTGACTGATCTGAAGACCAGTCTTCAGGCAGCAGAGGCGGCCGTAGCCAGCGACCTGGAACACAAACACTTGGCCCACACCCATGCACACGCCACCCAGGTGGCAGCCCTGGTTGTCCCCAGCTTCCCGACCTCAGAGGCAGCTGTGCAGGCCATACTGGAGTGCCTTAAAAACCATGAGTTCACCAAAGCTGTGCGATACATACAGGAATGCAG GAGGCAGTGGCCCTGTGGAGTGTTTGGCGGCAGCTCAGAGAGCGAAGTCCAGACATTGCTCAATGTCTACTTTCGTCACCAGACGCTGGGTCAGACAGGCACCATTGCCCTGGTCGGTTCCCGCCAGGACCTCAGCCTGATCTGCTCCAAGCTACTGGAACTCAACAAGGAAATCCGCGACATGATCTGCCGCGCCCAGGGTTACCGGGTCGTCACAACCTACCTCCCCGACTCCAGTGCCTCTGGGACAAGCCTCTGA